A region of the Meleagris gallopavo isolate NT-WF06-2002-E0010 breed Aviagen turkey brand Nicholas breeding stock unplaced genomic scaffold, Turkey_5.1 ChrUn_random_7180001956577, whole genome shotgun sequence genome:
TCTCTATGGTTCCAGACTCTATGGGTTCCCACCTCCATGGTTCCAATCTCTGTGGTTCCTGTCTCTCTATGAGTTCCCATCTCTCTGGTTCCCCTCTCCATGGTTCCCTTCCCTACGGTTCCCATCTCCGTAGTTCTGCTCTGTGGTTCCCATCTCTCTGGTTCCAATTTCCATGAGTTCCCATCTCCATGCTTTCCTCCCTCTCTGGTTCTTCTGATTCCCCTCCCTCTGGTTCCCATCTCTACAGGTTCCCCTCTCTCTGGTTCCCCTTTCCATGGTTCTGCTCTCTATGGTTCCCCTCTCCATGGTTTCTGTCGTCTGCTTCTCCTCCCTCTGGTTCCCCTCTCCATGGTTCCCTTCTCTATGGTTGCACTTCCTATAGGTTCCAGTCTCCATGGTTCCCCATCTCCatgcttttctccctctctggTTCTTCTGATTCCCCTCCCTCTGGTTCCAATCTCTACAGGTTCCCCTCCCTCTGGTTCCCATCTCCATGGTTCCCTTCTCTATGGTTCCACTCTCTATAGGTTCCCATCTCCATGGTTTCTGTCTCTCTGATTCTCCTCTCCATGGTTTTATTCTCTATGAGTTCCCCTCTCCATGGTTCCCCTCTCCATGCTTCCCCTCTCTGGTTCCCCTTTCTATGCTTCCCATCTCCATGGGTTCCcctctctctgcttcttctcccccccccacggccccctccccccctcggCCATTTTGGCGCTCAGCTCCTCCGTTTCAGCCGCCATCTCCCCCAGCGCAGCCGCTCCTCTCTCCCGACTCCAGGCCAGCAGGAAGCGACATTTCCTCCGCGCTCGGCCCAacctttccctctcctccccccttCCCATCCTCCCCGCCCTCTCCAGCATCACCTCCATGTGATACAACGCCGTCTCCACGTCCTCGGTGGGTCGATGCCGGCTGCGTCCCCTCATCAGCTCAGCCACGGCCATAAGGGTGCCGGCATCGCCCAAAGGACACCGCGGGTATCCGGCGGCTTCGGCCGAGCGCCGGGCATCCAGCAGAGCCTCCACGGTGGAGGAGAAGGGCCGACGGCAACGCAGAGCGGCTGAGACGGCCACGGCGGCCACGGCGACGTCCGGGAGGAAGGAATCGTCCCCCACGTGGAGGCTGAGGGCGAAGGCGTAACCGTAGAGAACGTTGGGAAGCTGGAAGCGCAGCAACGGGGACGGAGTCGGAGCACGGAAGGAGCTGAGGGGGGGCACAGAGGTGGGGGTGGGGGGCGTCGGGCCCGGAATGCCGGCGTCGGCGTCGTCATCGGCGCCGTCCTCATCGGTGTCGGTGTCACCGGCGTCAGCGCTGTCCTCGTCGTCACTGGTGACACTGCTGTCATCGGTGACACTGCTGTCATTGGTGACCCCGTTGTCAGCGCTGTCCTCATCTTCGTTGGTGACCCCATTGTCATTGGTGACCCTGTTAGCGCTGTCCTCATCATCGTTGGTGACCCCATTGTCATCAGTGACCCTATTGTCGTCAGTGACCCCATTGTCAGCGCTGTCCTCATCATCATTGGTGACCCCATTGTCGTTGGTGACCCCGTTGTCATCGGTGACCCTATCAGCGCTGTCCTTATCATCGCTGGTGACCCCATTGTCATTGGTGaccccactgccaccactgTCCCCACTGTCACTGGTGTCCCTGCACTCCATCTTCttgcctttctcctcctcctccttccttatGGCCTCACTCCTGTTGGCCACGATGGCTTCGCTCTTGTCAGCCGTGTTGGCTGTGCCCTTGTCAGCCATGTTGGTCACAACGGCTTCGCTCTTGTCAGCCATGTTGGCTGTGCTCTTGTTGGCCACACTGCCTGTCCTCTCATTGGCCACACTGGCTTCAGTCTCACCAACCACGTTGACCACGTTGGCTGTCCTCTCATTGGCCACGTTGGCCGCGCTGTCTGCTCTCTCATTGGCTGCATTGGCTTCATTCTCACTGACCACGTTGGCTACCTTGGCTTCAGCCTCGTTGGCCACGTTGGCCGTCCTCTCATTGGCCACGTTGGCCGCACTGGCTGCCCTCTTGCTGGCCACCCTCTCATTGCCCCCCCTGGTTGTGCCCTTTTTGCCCCCCCTGGCGTCCCTCTCATTGCCCCCCCTGGCCGCCCCCTTGCTCTTATGGGCCACACCATCCCCCCTCTTGCCGTCCGTGCCTCCGGTGGCCGCCGCTCCCTTGCTGCTCGTCCCCTTCCCGGCCGCCCAGCCCTCCTCCCCGATCTCCTCCAccagcctcctcctcccccaccaCCACGGCCTCCACGGAGGCAGCAGCCGGGCGGCCTCCCCGTTTTTCAGCATCCTCCGGAATTCGGCCTTTTGCTCCTCGCTCAGCCGCCCCCACAACCCGCGCTCTTCTCCCCGCCCCGCGCCGTCCCGCAGCCTCCCGATGGCGTCCCTCAGCCGGGCCCTCTCGGACGGCTCCGGAGGGGGTTGGGAGCTCAATTCCCGCAGCACCTGCTCGCGGTAGAAGGCCTCGGCGCAGGCCCCGTGCCCGCGGTAGCAGCCGAGGGAGCAGAGGCGGCGGTTGCAGCGGGGACACGTGTACGGAGCGCCGCCGGCCGCGCAGTGATCGCAGGCGGCCGCCATCTTGGCTCGGCTGCGCGGGGGACTTCCGCTTCCGGTCTCTGCTGCGGCCTCTTCCTGTTTCCGCTTCGGTCTCTTCCGCTCCCGCTCGGCTGCTTCCGGAAACGCTCGATTTCTTCGGCCCGCTCGGCTCTTTCCGTTCTACTTCGGCTTCTCCCGCCCCCTTCTCGGCCTTTCCGGAAGAGCTCGGCTCTTCGGTCTGTCTCTTTCTCCGCCCAACGTCGGCTCCTTCCGGAAGCGCTCGGCCTTCCGGCCTTGCTCTGTCTCCCTCCTACTCCTCGCCACTTCGGCTTTTCCGGAACCACTCGGCTCTTCCGGCCttcctggctctcctctccccccgCCCACTTCGGCTCTTCCGGAATCGCTCGGCTCCTTTTCCGGCCCCTTCGGCCTTACCGGGCCGTCTCCCCCTCCCTACTCCCGCCACCTCGGCTCTTCCGGAATCGCTCGGCTCTTTCCGGCCCTCTCGGCTCTCCCCTCCCCACACTCGGCTTTTTCCGCCCCGCTCGGCTCTCTCCGCCGCTCGCCGCGCTCCCCACCCCGCAAGGCGCTCCCCCTGTAATTAACAGCCGCGCGGCGCCTCTAATTAACGTCTGCGGGCGCCCCGCCTCTAATTAAGGCTCATTAACACCCCGCCGGGCGCTGAGGGAGACGGGGACTCATTAAGCGCAGGTTTCGCTGTTCCCAGCGCTGAGATGGCCCCAAAAAACTCCAAAacttccccccaaaaaaaccccaaatggccccaaaatgaGGGCCCAGAAATCCGAAATGTGACGTTTGAGTTGAAAAAAAGGACCTTTTGTCCCCAAAATGGGACTCCGGGCTTCGAAAAGTGAGGATTGGGGGCAGAACGATGGGGGGATGGGCTCCAAAGTGGGACCGAAACGGAAAAATTGGGattttttcaaaggaagaggCGAAATTTGACCCAAAAA
Encoded here:
- the ZNHIT2 gene encoding zinc finger HIT domain-containing protein 2, whose product is MAAACDHCAAGGAPYTCPRCNRRLCSLGCYRGHGACAEAFYREQVLRELSSQPPPEPSERARLRDAIGRLRDGAGRGEERGLWGRLSEEQKAEFRRMLKNGEAARLLPPWRPWWWGRRRLVEEIGEEGWAAGKGTSSKGAAATGGTDGKRGDGVAHKSKGAARGGNERDARGGKKGTTRGGNERVASKRAASAANVANERTANVANEAEAKVANVVSENEANAANERADSAANVANERTANVVNVVGETEASVANERTGSVANKSTANMADKSEAVVTNMADKGTANTADKSEAIVANRSEAIRKEEEEKGKKMECRDTSDSGDSGGSGVTNDNGVTSDDKDSADRVTDDNGVTNDNGVTNDDEDSADNGVTDDNRVTDDNGVTNDDEDSANRVTNDNGVTNEDEDSADNGVTNDSSVTDDSSVTSDDEDSADAGDTDTDEDGADDDADAGIPGPTPPTPTSVPPLSSFRAPTPSPLLRFQLPNVLYGYAFALSLHVGDDSFLPDVAVAAVAVSAALRCRRPFSSTVEALLDARRSAEAAGYPRCPLGDAGTLMAVAELMRGRSRHRPTEDVETALYHMEVMLERAGRMGRGEERERLGRARRKCRFLLAWSRERGAAALGEMAAETEELSAKMAEGGRGPWGGEKKQREGNPWRWEA